The following are encoded together in the Chlorocebus sabaeus isolate Y175 chromosome 20, mChlSab1.0.hap1, whole genome shotgun sequence genome:
- the LOC103223789 gene encoding olfactory receptor 10K2, whose translation MSMERVNETVVREFIFLSFSSVARLQQLLFVIFLLLYLFTLGINAIIISTIVLDRALHIPMYFFLAILSCSEICYTFVIVPKMLVDLLAQRKTISFLGCAIQMFSFLFLGCSHSFLLAVMGYDRYVAICNPLRYSVLMGHGMCMGLVAAACACGFTVAQIITSLVFHLPFYSSNQLHHFFCDISPVLRLASHHNHFSQIVIFMLCTLVLAIPLLLILVSYVHIISAILQFPSTLGTQEASTSRIFLDVF comes from the exons ATGTCCATGGAGCGGGTCAATGAGACTGTGGTGAGAGAGTTCATCTTCCTCAGCTTCTCATCTGTGGCCAGGCTGCAGCAACTGCTTTTTGTTATCTTCCTGCTCCTCTACCTGTTCACTCTGGGCATCAATGCAATCATCATTTCCACCATCGTGCTGGACAGAGCCCTTCATATCCCCATGTACTTCTTCCTTGCCATCCTCTCCTGCTCTGAGATTTGCTACACCTTCGTCATTGTACCCAAGATGCTGGTTGACCTGCTGGCCCAGAGGAAGACCATTTCTTTCCTGGGCTGTGCCatccaaatgttttctttcctcttccttggcTGCTCTCACTCCTTCCTGCTGGCAGTCATGGGTTATGATCGTTATGTGGCCATCTGTAACCCACTGCGCTACTCAGTGCTCATGGGACATGGGATGTGTATGGGACTAGTGGCTGCTGCCTGTGCCTGTGGCTTCACTGTTGCGCAGATCATCACATCCTTGGTATTTCACCTGCCCTTTTATTCCTCCAATCAACTACATCACTTCTTCTGCGACATCTCTCCTGTCCTCAGGCTGGCATCTCACCATAACCACTTTAGTCAGATTGTCATCTTCATGCTGTGTACGTTGGTGCTGGCTATCCCCTTATTGTTGATCTTGGTGTCCTATGTTCACATCATCTCTGCCATACTTCAGTTTCCTTCCACATTGG GGACTCAGGAAGCTTCTACCTCTAGGATTTTTCTAGATGTTTTCTGA